From Streptomyces sp. Edi4, one genomic window encodes:
- a CDS encoding bifunctional DNA primase/polymerase — MPPRGVTPAGDPLRIALKLAAAGVPVLPLRAGKVPFGNCRACMDGACGGRPHMKSAGVCRCPGVCHGWAAATADAAVLTSLAWATMWREAQAVAYYPAGAGLTVVDLDDAAAVTWARESLPPTRTVPTTRGEHWIYRGAMRSANSVRAGVDIKSRMSYARWLGPGIGAMASLPPVVLALVERKETTPARGRVVSSVRERAAWDATVATGCRHTERYVRTGLERGLTLVRFRTESGAGSQAFGVAQFLAKQHAQCPGPCGLDALGWQIVAAAVSVGVPEAYAERAVDNGLNSVVGRAA, encoded by the coding sequence ATGCCGCCTCGCGGCGTGACGCCTGCCGGTGACCCACTACGAATCGCCCTGAAGCTGGCCGCAGCCGGGGTACCGGTCCTCCCGCTGCGGGCGGGGAAAGTGCCGTTCGGGAACTGCCGTGCATGCATGGATGGCGCCTGCGGCGGGCGCCCTCACATGAAGAGCGCGGGCGTGTGCCGCTGCCCCGGCGTGTGTCATGGCTGGGCAGCGGCGACCGCCGACGCGGCCGTACTGACCTCCCTGGCATGGGCGACGATGTGGCGCGAGGCTCAAGCGGTCGCCTACTACCCCGCAGGGGCCGGGCTGACCGTCGTGGACTTGGACGACGCGGCTGCTGTTACTTGGGCGCGCGAGAGCCTGCCGCCCACCAGGACCGTCCCCACGACCCGTGGGGAGCACTGGATCTACCGGGGCGCCATGCGGTCGGCCAACTCGGTACGGGCAGGCGTGGACATCAAGTCGCGTATGTCCTACGCCCGTTGGCTGGGCCCCGGCATCGGCGCGATGGCATCCCTGCCGCCTGTCGTCCTGGCGTTGGTCGAGAGGAAAGAGACCACCCCCGCCCGGGGGAGGGTGGTCTCTTCCGTCCGGGAGCGCGCGGCGTGGGATGCGACCGTGGCCACGGGATGCCGGCACACCGAGCGCTACGTACGTACCGGCCTTGAGCGGGGCCTGACCCTGGTGCGTTTTCGCACCGAATCGGGTGCCGGATCGCAGGCGTTCGGCGTGGCCCAGTTCCTGGCGAAGCAGCACGCGCAGTGTCCCGGCCCGTGCGGTCTCGATGCCCTGGGGTGGCAGATCGTCGCTGCGGCCGTCTCCGTGGGCGTCCCTGAGGCGTACGCGGAACGCGCGGTCGACAACGGCCTCAACAGCGTTGTGGGGAGGGCGGCATGA
- a CDS encoding cell division protein FtsK, translated as MNHDDENELFNRLEADMATDPDTDSGAEVVDLDKARSARESTTPTTPEPSTDTEPDPAARVMVDGPASQKGPGYLGRLAGAKRRQVVPEWLKSTAELKTAAGWVARHYGHMAGYHAFRSPAYAARLALQSPRGAAKFVGGAMRWVADKEGEPVRLAMVEKEDAATYLKLSRQRDGRVRLRTLVMVLASFIGLGAALAMYVLAPAWLMTVSVSAVLLALGYAGESPDAPVINRAVELPKAQKLTSDIVLRALAALSISQINQAVAKGRDGFVFRAPITRDGPGWRAEGDLPYGVTVSDVMDRRDRLASGLRRPLGCVWPEAVPDEHTGRLVLWVGDQDMSKAKQPAWPLAKAGSVDLFKPTAFGTDQRGRWVELSLMYIAGIVGAIPRMGKTFLLRLLLLIAALDPRAELHTYDLKGTGDLDPVGEKCSHRHRAGEDDEDIEYAIQDLRALREELRRRAKMIRSLPRDICPESKVTSELASMKKFGLHPIVIGVDECQVWFEHPKYGAEFEEICTDLVKRGPATGITLLLATQRPDSKSLPTGISANASTRFCMKVMGQIENDMVLGTGSYKRGVRATMFAWGDKGIHYFVGEGSDARIVRSVYVDAVIAEVIASRARKLREDAGTLTGHAAGETPEADPAASYDLLRDLLAVVAPEEPKVWNEVAVARLAELRPEVYGGWEPEQLTSALKPYGVPTGQVWGKTEDGKGANRRGFERAKLTTAIAERDGKRDAG; from the coding sequence GTGAACCACGACGACGAAAACGAACTGTTCAACCGGCTCGAAGCCGACATGGCCACCGACCCGGACACCGACTCGGGTGCGGAGGTGGTGGACCTGGACAAGGCCCGCTCCGCCCGCGAGTCGACCACTCCGACCACTCCGGAACCGTCCACGGACACCGAGCCGGACCCAGCCGCCCGCGTCATGGTCGACGGCCCCGCCTCACAGAAGGGACCCGGCTACCTGGGTCGGCTGGCCGGTGCTAAGCGCCGCCAGGTCGTCCCCGAGTGGCTGAAGTCGACGGCTGAGCTGAAGACGGCAGCCGGTTGGGTGGCCCGGCACTACGGCCACATGGCCGGGTACCACGCCTTCCGCTCCCCGGCCTACGCCGCGCGGCTGGCCCTGCAATCCCCGCGGGGGGCCGCGAAGTTCGTCGGCGGCGCTATGCGGTGGGTGGCCGACAAGGAGGGCGAGCCGGTACGCCTGGCGATGGTGGAGAAGGAGGACGCGGCCACCTATCTCAAGCTGTCCCGTCAGCGTGACGGCCGCGTTCGGCTGCGCACCCTGGTCATGGTCCTGGCGTCGTTCATCGGTCTGGGCGCAGCCCTCGCGATGTATGTGCTGGCCCCGGCCTGGCTCATGACCGTCTCCGTCAGCGCCGTGCTGCTGGCGCTCGGCTATGCCGGGGAGTCGCCGGACGCCCCGGTCATCAACCGGGCGGTCGAGCTGCCCAAGGCGCAGAAGCTGACCAGTGACATCGTGCTGCGCGCGCTCGCGGCCTTGTCGATTTCGCAGATCAACCAGGCGGTGGCCAAGGGGCGGGACGGGTTCGTGTTCAGGGCGCCGATCACCCGGGACGGTCCGGGCTGGCGGGCCGAGGGCGATCTCCCGTACGGCGTGACTGTGTCCGATGTGATGGACCGCCGTGACCGGCTCGCTTCCGGTCTGCGCCGCCCGCTGGGCTGCGTGTGGCCTGAGGCGGTGCCGGATGAGCACACCGGGCGGCTGGTGCTGTGGGTCGGGGATCAGGACATGTCCAAGGCCAAGCAGCCCGCATGGCCGCTGGCCAAGGCGGGGTCGGTGGATCTGTTCAAGCCCACGGCGTTCGGCACGGACCAGCGCGGACGCTGGGTCGAGCTGTCGCTGATGTACATCGCGGGCATCGTCGGAGCGATCCCCCGCATGGGCAAGACGTTCTTGCTCCGTCTGCTGCTCCTGATCGCCGCTCTCGATCCGCGTGCGGAGCTGCACACCTACGACCTCAAGGGCACCGGCGACCTGGACCCGGTGGGGGAGAAGTGCTCCCACCGCCACCGCGCCGGTGAGGATGACGAGGACATCGAGTACGCGATCCAGGATCTGCGCGCGCTGCGCGAAGAGCTCCGCAGGCGGGCGAAGATGATCCGCTCCCTGCCCCGCGACATCTGCCCGGAATCCAAGGTCACCTCCGAGCTGGCCAGCATGAAGAAGTTCGGTCTGCACCCGATCGTGATCGGGGTGGATGAGTGCCAGGTGTGGTTCGAACACCCCAAGTACGGGGCGGAGTTCGAGGAGATCTGCACTGACCTGGTCAAGCGCGGCCCGGCCACCGGGATCACGCTGCTGCTGGCCACCCAGCGCCCGGACTCCAAGTCCCTGCCGACCGGGATCAGCGCGAACGCCTCCACCCGGTTCTGCATGAAGGTCATGGGCCAGATCGAGAACGACATGGTCCTCGGTACCGGCTCCTACAAGCGCGGGGTGCGGGCCACGATGTTCGCCTGGGGTGACAAGGGCATCCACTACTTCGTGGGTGAAGGCAGTGACGCCCGCATCGTTCGCTCGGTATACGTGGACGCGGTCATCGCCGAGGTCATTGCCTCGCGGGCCCGCAAGCTGCGCGAGGACGCCGGCACCCTCACTGGCCATGCCGCCGGGGAAACGCCCGAGGCGGACCCGGCAGCGAGCTACGACCTGCTGCGCGACCTGCTGGCCGTGGTCGCGCCGGAGGAGCCGAAAGTGTGGAACGAGGTCGCCGTTGCGCGGCTGGCCGAGCTGCGTCCGGAGGTCTACGGCGGCTGGGAGCCGGAACAACTCACGTCCGCGCTCAAGCCCTACGGCGTCCCCACGGGCCAGGTGTGGGGCAAGACCGAGGACGGCAAGGGCGCCAACCGGCGCGGCTTCGAACGCGCCAAGCTCACCACCGCGATTGCGGAGCGTGACGGAAAGCGGGATGCGGGCTAG
- a CDS encoding RRQRL motif-containing zinc-binding protein has product MAARFFDPTGARYGVPTFPWRMAPDGLATRRQLRARGLRPGGQDVAAQVLWFSRRYRRKGTSPIRVAYLYRLDRAKPVRPMTPAKWAALAKANAAQRVCTECRRDAGYRIPTSLGMCVTCADAPQLAA; this is encoded by the coding sequence ATGGCCGCCCGCTTCTTCGACCCGACCGGAGCCCGCTACGGCGTCCCCACGTTTCCGTGGCGGATGGCTCCGGACGGGTTGGCGACCCGCCGTCAGCTCCGTGCCCGCGGCCTGCGTCCCGGCGGGCAGGACGTGGCCGCACAAGTCCTCTGGTTCTCCCGCCGCTACCGGCGCAAGGGCACCAGCCCGATCCGCGTCGCCTACCTCTACCGCCTCGACCGAGCGAAGCCGGTCCGGCCGATGACGCCCGCGAAGTGGGCCGCGCTCGCCAAGGCGAACGCCGCTCAGCGGGTCTGCACCGAGTGCCGGCGCGATGCCGGATACCGCATCCCCACCTCACTCGGCATGTGCGTGACCTGTGCGGACGCCCCACAACTCGCTGCCTGA
- a CDS encoding DUF2637 domain-containing protein — MNRPAKILLVAALVGVVGMAFRVSWNAQRDVARTVGADGTAALLYPFVVDGLMALALVATLVLTGRDKTFALWVLAGYAAASLVLNYVHGLVPELHGGGQRMQLAHWAPANWVLVLLATSLPVGSIFFGSDLVAKVLHHRAPAITDQDEPAESATNRLGSDLHESAPETPPEVTELLTPEAADPAPVIDPVPPVEPVPVVEPVEAIESVPVKAVAAVESAPRRATGRVPESARTRRPTRTPDALLAEARSVTADWPDAELTAEAIRKAVRTSSANGRLLRDTLKAERSAPDAGAEATAA, encoded by the coding sequence GTGAATCGCCCCGCGAAAATCCTGCTGGTCGCTGCTCTGGTCGGCGTGGTCGGCATGGCCTTCCGCGTCTCGTGGAACGCGCAGCGGGACGTGGCCCGGACGGTCGGGGCGGACGGCACGGCGGCTCTGCTCTACCCGTTCGTGGTCGATGGCCTGATGGCCCTGGCACTGGTCGCCACCCTCGTACTCACCGGCCGGGACAAGACGTTCGCGCTGTGGGTGCTGGCCGGGTACGCAGCTGCGTCGCTGGTTCTCAACTACGTGCACGGGCTGGTGCCCGAACTGCACGGCGGGGGACAGCGAATGCAGTTGGCCCACTGGGCCCCCGCGAACTGGGTCCTGGTGCTGCTCGCCACGTCGCTGCCGGTCGGGTCGATTTTCTTCGGTTCGGACCTCGTGGCGAAGGTGCTGCACCACCGAGCACCCGCAATCACAGATCAGGATGAACCAGCCGAGTCCGCAACAAATCGGTTGGGGTCTGACCTGCACGAGTCGGCCCCCGAGACCCCGCCCGAGGTGACCGAACTCCTGACCCCCGAGGCGGCCGACCCGGCACCGGTCATCGACCCGGTTCCGCCGGTCGAACCCGTGCCGGTAGTCGAGCCAGTCGAGGCCATCGAGTCGGTTCCGGTGAAGGCGGTCGCTGCGGTCGAGTCGGCCCCTCGTAGGGCGACCGGTCGGGTCCCCGAGTCGGCCCGCACGCGCCGCCCGACGCGCACGCCGGATGCACTGCTTGCCGAAGCCCGGTCGGTCACGGCCGACTGGCCGGATGCTGAGCTGACGGCAGAGGCGATCCGTAAGGCGGTGCGTACGTCGTCGGCCAACGGCCGACTGCTGCGCGACACGCTCAAGGCCGAGCGCTCAGCACCGGATGCCGGTGCTGAGGCGACCGCCGCGTAA
- a CDS encoding GGDEF domain-containing protein, with product MSEILTSLAAALPLASGWSIHSLWMHRRIESARRDPLTGLLNRDAFEERASKFLHGGPRAVYFVDLDRFKQTNDTHGHAAGDAVIRATGHRMQQWATENGGLAARLGGDEFVAVTSVYSAGEFDWTLYELSDRLERPVDFEGTQLAVTASIGTIRIDPRAELADLSALLRRADEEMYKAKQEEAGWSVAMSVAPTLGTVNGRRAGRRGTAGGTGAAA from the coding sequence ATGAGCGAGATCCTGACATCCCTGGCCGCTGCTCTGCCGCTGGCGTCCGGCTGGTCGATCCACAGTCTGTGGATGCACCGCCGGATCGAGTCGGCCCGGCGTGACCCGCTGACGGGTCTGCTGAACCGGGACGCGTTCGAGGAGCGGGCCAGCAAGTTCCTGCACGGTGGTCCGCGGGCGGTGTACTTCGTGGACCTCGACCGGTTCAAGCAGACCAACGACACCCACGGCCACGCGGCGGGGGATGCGGTCATCCGCGCCACCGGTCATCGCATGCAGCAGTGGGCCACCGAGAACGGCGGTCTCGCAGCCCGGTTGGGCGGGGACGAGTTCGTGGCGGTCACCAGCGTCTACAGCGCGGGTGAATTCGACTGGACCCTGTATGAGCTGTCCGACCGGTTGGAACGGCCCGTGGACTTCGAGGGCACGCAACTCGCCGTGACCGCGTCCATCGGCACGATCCGGATCGACCCGCGCGCGGAGCTGGCCGACCTGTCCGCGCTGCTGCGGCGCGCGGATGAGGAGATGTACAAGGCCAAGCAGGAGGAGGCCGGTTGGAGTGTCGCCATGAGCGTCGCCCCGACCCTGGGGACGGTCAACGGCCGCCGGGCCGGACGACGTGGCACCGCCGGTGGAACGGGGGCGGCGGCGTGA
- a CDS encoding DUF4097 family beta strand repeat-containing protein yields the protein MTERTFVSTSTGPVVLGLDLPMGRVHVQVLDSLTHARVTLRTADTSGPAADVVNAARITENGQTIAVEIPAIRGNVMMQSVRGNRITQSMGTVYGSVTGVTIINGRVVTGGGTDTVARVSEIEARVSLPANSSLAVVSQSADAVVDGEVDRLEFRSTSGDLQVDGARAVTASTTSGDLTVWRVAEQIAARSVSGDIAVDLYSGSSAELVTTSGDVSVHATLKASGAVRANSVSGDVTVSGGRDLNVSARSVSGHVRTR from the coding sequence ATGACTGAGCGCACCTTCGTTTCCACCTCCACCGGCCCGGTCGTTCTGGGCCTGGACCTGCCGATGGGCAGGGTGCACGTGCAGGTTCTCGACAGCCTCACCCACGCCCGGGTGACGCTGCGGACCGCCGACACGTCGGGCCCGGCCGCCGACGTGGTGAACGCGGCCCGCATCACTGAGAACGGCCAGACCATCGCGGTGGAGATCCCCGCGATCCGCGGCAACGTGATGATGCAGAGCGTCCGGGGCAACCGGATCACCCAGAGCATGGGCACGGTCTACGGATCGGTCACCGGCGTGACCATCATCAACGGTCGCGTCGTGACCGGCGGTGGCACGGACACCGTGGCCCGGGTCAGCGAGATTGAGGCCCGGGTTTCCCTGCCGGCGAACTCCTCGCTCGCGGTCGTCTCCCAATCCGCCGACGCTGTCGTGGACGGTGAGGTGGACCGCCTGGAGTTCCGCTCCACCTCCGGTGACTTGCAGGTCGACGGGGCCCGCGCCGTGACCGCCTCCACCACCTCCGGTGACCTGACCGTCTGGCGCGTGGCCGAGCAGATCGCAGCCCGCTCCGTCTCCGGTGACATCGCCGTGGACCTGTACAGCGGCAGCAGCGCAGAGCTGGTCACCACGTCCGGCGACGTGAGCGTTCACGCGACGCTCAAGGCGTCCGGCGCCGTGCGCGCCAACAGCGTTTCGGGCGACGTGACCGTCAGCGGCGGTCGCGACCTGAACGTCAGTGCCCGCAGCGTCAGCGGCCACGTCCGCACCCGCTGA
- a CDS encoding XRE family transcriptional regulator, with protein sequence MANERLRGAIVESGMTLDQVGARLGVSAKTVERWIGDPKRKPYRRFQYAAASLLQCEVSYLWPEERTSAEVTEAGNAELIKLYPHRSVVPNRLWPQLYAQAREHFDVLVYSGFWLTEDPAFHKVVKEKSAAGVRVRFMLGDPDSPAVAVRGEDEGIGPAMASKIRNALINYGSFFGLPGVEFRLHNTTLYNSIYRADEEMLANGHLYGVGAYMAPVLHLQRVPGGELFDAYAESVERVWESARPISSPADCGGLHA encoded by the coding sequence ATGGCCAACGAGAGGCTTCGAGGCGCGATCGTTGAGAGCGGCATGACGCTCGATCAAGTGGGCGCGCGATTAGGAGTGTCGGCCAAGACGGTCGAGCGCTGGATCGGTGACCCAAAACGCAAGCCCTACCGGCGCTTCCAGTACGCCGCTGCCTCGCTACTGCAATGTGAAGTGTCCTACCTGTGGCCGGAGGAACGGACATCAGCAGAGGTCACCGAGGCGGGAAACGCTGAGCTGATCAAGCTGTACCCCCACAGGTCGGTCGTTCCGAACCGGTTGTGGCCACAGCTCTACGCGCAAGCGCGCGAGCACTTCGACGTGCTCGTCTACTCGGGCTTCTGGCTCACTGAGGACCCTGCGTTCCACAAAGTCGTCAAGGAAAAATCAGCGGCCGGCGTCCGCGTCCGCTTCATGCTCGGGGACCCGGACAGCCCCGCCGTGGCCGTGCGTGGTGAGGATGAGGGAATCGGCCCGGCCATGGCCAGCAAGATTCGAAATGCCCTCATCAACTACGGCTCATTCTTCGGGCTCCCCGGAGTTGAGTTCCGGCTGCACAACACGACGCTCTACAACTCGATCTACCGGGCCGATGAGGAGATGCTGGCCAATGGCCACCTGTACGGGGTCGGGGCGTACATGGCCCCTGTACTGCATCTCCAACGCGTGCCAGGGGGCGAACTGTTCGATGCGTACGCTGAGAGCGTTGAACGGGTCTGGGAGTCGGCCAGGCCCATCTCTTCACCCGCCGATTGCGGAGGTCTGCACGCGTGA
- a CDS encoding NUDIX domain-containing protein, with product MSRIDYFRDPNAPAANSVVPSVTAVVRDDDGRLLIIHKTDNDLWALPGGGHDIGESISDTVVREVLEETGITVEIDSVVGLYTNPEHVLAYDDGEVRQQFSICFRAHPTGGALRTSSESKEVRWVDPADLDDLNIHPSMRLRIRHGLDDSRQQPYIG from the coding sequence GTGAGCCGAATCGACTATTTCCGTGACCCGAACGCCCCCGCGGCCAACTCCGTCGTGCCGTCCGTCACGGCAGTCGTCCGCGACGATGACGGACGGCTTCTGATCATCCACAAGACGGACAACGACCTTTGGGCGCTCCCGGGCGGCGGCCATGACATCGGTGAGAGCATCAGCGACACGGTCGTTCGGGAGGTGCTGGAAGAAACAGGCATAACAGTCGAGATCGACAGCGTCGTGGGGCTCTACACCAACCCTGAACACGTCTTGGCGTATGACGACGGAGAGGTGCGACAACAGTTCTCGATCTGCTTCCGGGCCCACCCGACCGGCGGGGCTCTGCGCACCAGCAGCGAATCGAAAGAGGTCCGTTGGGTTGACCCAGCGGACCTCGATGACCTGAACATCCATCCGTCGATGCGGTTGCGCATCCGGCATGGCCTGGACGACTCCCGGCAGCAGCCCTACATCGGCTGA
- a CDS encoding HD domain-containing protein, translated as MGLNEWAYSTAESLLAEPLPRRWVHSLGVAKCARALGPILGDDAELLEAAAVLHDIGYSPRIATTGFHPLDGARFLRDQEGADGRVVRLVAHHSCALLEAEERGIRHELESEFELERPGLVDALVFCDMTTTPDGEQTTPADRVGEIVQRYGPDTIVGRFIQRAAPEIYAAADRVESRLAAAAAGLQPM; from the coding sequence ATGGGACTAAATGAGTGGGCGTATTCAACCGCCGAGTCACTGCTGGCCGAACCGCTGCCTCGAAGGTGGGTGCACTCTCTAGGGGTGGCTAAGTGTGCTCGTGCGCTGGGCCCGATCCTGGGGGACGATGCCGAGCTGCTGGAAGCGGCGGCAGTGCTGCACGACATCGGCTATTCGCCGCGCATCGCCACCACCGGCTTTCACCCCCTGGACGGGGCGCGCTTCCTTCGTGACCAGGAAGGGGCCGACGGACGGGTCGTGCGGCTCGTAGCCCACCACTCCTGCGCTCTGCTAGAGGCTGAGGAGCGAGGGATTCGGCATGAGCTTGAGAGCGAGTTCGAGCTGGAGCGTCCCGGCCTGGTTGACGCGCTGGTGTTCTGCGACATGACGACCACGCCGGATGGGGAGCAGACCACGCCTGCCGATCGGGTTGGTGAGATCGTGCAGCGTTACGGGCCCGACACGATCGTTGGCCGGTTCATCCAACGGGCAGCGCCTGAGATCTACGCCGCCGCCGACAGGGTGGAGAGTCGCCTAGCCGCGGCGGCTGCTGGGCTTCAGCCGATGTAG
- a CDS encoding GntR family transcriptional regulator yields the protein MSEASPRGTYLVISEVLRKGIEEGEITGPLPSEADLMRSHGVARNTIRRALKVLEAEGALESAPGVGWRVAREGDRRSLAERMTDLIVEDALAIGDTYPSEAKLCARFDVSRTAVRRVLANMEGTGLLATVHGKGRTVRALPTTAGRS from the coding sequence GTGTCGGAGGCCAGTCCGCGTGGAACCTACCTGGTCATCTCGGAGGTGCTGCGGAAAGGGATCGAAGAGGGCGAGATCACTGGCCCCCTGCCATCTGAGGCTGACCTCATGCGCTCGCACGGTGTCGCCCGCAACACGATCCGTCGTGCACTCAAGGTGCTCGAAGCAGAAGGGGCTCTTGAGTCCGCGCCCGGGGTTGGCTGGCGTGTCGCCCGCGAGGGGGACCGTCGCTCTCTCGCTGAGCGGATGACCGACTTGATCGTTGAGGACGCTCTCGCGATTGGCGACACGTACCCGTCCGAAGCCAAGCTCTGCGCACGGTTCGACGTATCGCGCACGGCGGTGCGTCGCGTGCTCGCCAACATGGAGGGAACCGGATTGCTCGCCACCGTGCACGGCAAGGGGCGCACGGTACGCGCCCTCCCGACGACCGCCGGCCGGTCGTAG
- a CDS encoding HNH endonuclease signature motif containing protein translates to MATTPRRSYSNATIAGLMTLARGGCYWPDCGVPTVRMINGAPRLNLEIAHIRAFEEGGKRYAPDWSISERNSFANLILLCHPHHSEIDGTDSDDYPVERLEGWKEEREADGLNALAGLGDLTEQRLGEMISEAQTSLVDRVGPALDEFAKTAPELAALLKVTLKELANPRIHGFGLSEDEISSLSRASDGLSHLQDTAFLLVDASHKLSHLQDTASTLADAAHDLVGLADEASILHQAAVRADRAAGKLMDSLSGLPDNARLLQAAADTAARAADNMGNRY, encoded by the coding sequence GTGGCAACCACACCGCGGCGCAGCTACAGCAACGCAACGATCGCAGGACTGATGACGCTCGCCCGAGGGGGCTGTTACTGGCCGGACTGTGGCGTGCCGACCGTTCGAATGATCAATGGAGCGCCGCGCCTAAACCTGGAAATCGCGCACATCCGGGCCTTCGAAGAGGGTGGCAAGCGCTATGCCCCGGACTGGTCGATCAGCGAGCGCAACAGCTTCGCGAACCTCATCCTGCTTTGTCACCCGCACCACTCCGAGATTGACGGGACGGACAGCGATGACTACCCGGTGGAGCGGTTGGAGGGGTGGAAGGAGGAACGCGAGGCTGACGGGCTCAACGCTCTGGCCGGCTTGGGCGACCTCACGGAGCAGCGACTCGGCGAGATGATCAGCGAAGCTCAGACATCACTGGTCGATCGTGTCGGGCCAGCATTGGATGAATTCGCGAAGACGGCTCCTGAGCTTGCTGCACTGCTGAAGGTCACTCTTAAGGAGCTCGCAAACCCTCGCATCCATGGGTTTGGTCTGTCGGAAGACGAGATTAGTTCCCTGAGTCGGGCCTCCGATGGCCTCTCCCACCTCCAAGACACCGCCTTCTTGCTGGTTGATGCTTCTCACAAGTTGTCGCATCTACAGGACACCGCGAGCACCCTCGCTGATGCCGCCCATGACCTCGTGGGTCTCGCTGACGAGGCATCAATCCTCCACCAGGCGGCAGTCAGGGCCGATCGAGCAGCAGGCAAGCTGATGGATAGTCTTAGCGGCCTTCCAGACAACGCTCGGCTCCTCCAAGCAGCAGCAGACACAGCTGCACGAGCCGCAGACAACATGGGCAACCGGTACTAG
- a CDS encoding DUF6009 family protein, with product MPSRPEDIKHEDEIVWTEDVSSFDYVRETLVDGVGTRRRPVSWRGQVGRRVGYAVLKAEAPSDRDAPGMFARRVFWVKEHDRSEQPSGPYSSGAPTEAVDPRTVAPGICGELTERAWGGPLTPGAPSSKKRAAAKRPQSAGRSQASSETGTASQQPAAIGQGVKEAFADWLHFRDVSVPEKIGAAAEEAFSRWLRANSQELTQAIAEAVAKRAALPQVPPPADDEGSRSGE from the coding sequence ATGCCAAGTCGGCCTGAGGACATCAAGCACGAAGACGAAATCGTCTGGACCGAGGACGTCAGCTCGTTCGACTACGTCCGCGAGACCTTAGTGGACGGCGTTGGCACGCGGCGGCGTCCCGTCTCCTGGCGTGGTCAAGTAGGACGCCGAGTCGGCTACGCGGTTCTCAAGGCGGAAGCGCCCAGTGACCGCGACGCGCCCGGCATGTTCGCGCGGCGCGTGTTCTGGGTGAAGGAGCACGATCGATCCGAGCAGCCGAGCGGGCCTTACAGCTCCGGCGCACCGACGGAAGCGGTCGACCCCCGAACCGTGGCCCCCGGCATTTGTGGCGAGCTGACAGAGCGAGCATGGGGCGGACCGCTCACCCCTGGCGCCCCTTCCTCCAAGAAGCGCGCTGCTGCAAAGCGACCACAGAGTGCTGGCCGCTCACAGGCGTCGTCTGAGACAGGTACGGCATCCCAGCAGCCGGCCGCCATTGGGCAAGGGGTCAAGGAGGCTTTTGCCGACTGGCTGCACTTCCGCGACGTGAGCGTCCCAGAGAAGATCGGCGCAGCCGCTGAGGAAGCATTCTCACGTTGGCTCCGGGCAAACTCTCAGGAGTTGACACAGGCCATCGCTGAGGCTGTAGCCAAGCGTGCTGCGCTTCCCCAGGTGCCACCGCCCGCAGACGACGAAGGGTCGCGTAGCGGGGAGTAG